The nucleotide sequence TCAAAGCCCAAAGCCAAAGGCTGTCCATGAAAATTACCACCTGAAAGCACCTGATCTTCTTCGGGAAAAATATTGGGATTGTCCGTAACAGCATTGACTTCAACATCAAAAGTCTGCTTAACAAAGGCCAAACTATCCCTTGATGCCCCGTGCACCTGAGGTATACACCTGAACGAATAAGGATCCTGCACCTGCTTATCCTTCGCCTGTGCGATTTCACTACCTTCCAAATATTCACGAATCACCATTGCTGTCTCCACCTGTCCCTTATGAGGCCTAATGGCATGGATCAAATGGTCAAAAGGCTGAACATTTCCATTAAAAGCCTCTAAAGAAACAACGGAAATTAGATCTGCCCAATCAAACAACTCTTTAGCATATGAAACCGCATAAACCCCATAGCTCAACATAAACTGGGTCCCATTTATTAAGGAAAGTCCTTCCTTTGACCGAAGTGTAATTGGCTCCCAACTAAATTGAGCAAGCACCTCCCTACTGTTTTTTATCTCTCCTTTAAAATAAACTTCTCCTAACCCTATCAAGGGTAAACTCAAATGAGAAAGGGGAGACAAATCACCAGATGCACCCAAGGATCCTTGATTATACACTACTGGCAATACATCGTGATTATAAAAATCTATCAAGCGTTGTAAGGTCTCCAATTGTACCCCCGAATAACCCTGCGCCAGTGATTGGATTTTAGTCAATAACATGATTTTAATCAAATGCTTTGGCACCTTCTCTCCGACCCCACATGCATGCGACTGAAGCAAGTTGTATTGCAATTGTTCTATCTCCTTCCTGTCTATTCTCACATGCTGCAAATAACCAAAACCAGTATTCACGCCATAATAAAGCGCCTCCTCATCCTGTGAAATCTTTTGATCCAAATAAGCCCTACAATCCTTAATCCTGTTTTTCATTTCCTTGGACAAGGACAATTGCTTACCACTCGCAATTAACTCTGTAATTGTTTCCAAACTGATTTGCTTGGCACTGATTTCATATACCATTTTTTCGGCGTCCAATCCCACCATATAAGCACTTGATTTAAAAAGGGTTTATATTCTATACATACAAAACTCCATAATTAAACTAATAATAAAAAATAGTATTATATTCACTTATTAATAACTAAAAGTAATCAATATGGAGTTACGTCAACTTAAATATTTCTTGGTATTAGCAGAGGAATTACATTTTCATCGAGCTGCCGACAAATTATTCATTGTACAGCCAGCACTCTCCAAACAGATTAAACTCTTAGAAGAAGAATTGGGCATCAGTTTACTTAAAAGAGATAAAAGAAATGTTAAACTGACTGAAGCGGGAAAATACTTTAAAACTGAAGCTAAAGCGATTCTCGATCAACTTGAGCTAGTTAAGAGCCACACCAGGTTAGTACAAGAAGGCCAAAAAGGTGAAATTAGAATTGGCTATGTCGGTTCATGTATCCACACCTTTCTTCCAGACATGCTCAGCGACCTTCATGAAGCGCATCCATATATCCTAACTTACCTAAATGAAATGACCTCTTCCGCCCAACTGGAAGCCATTCAAAACGGGGAACTAGATATTGCTTTTTTGAGAAACCCATTCCCTTCCCCTAATCTAAACCATCAACCTGTGTTCCGTGAATCTTTCGCCCTGGTATTACCTGAAAACCATCCCCTCAATGAAAATAACCTTGAAGACATCCATCAACTGGCCAATGAAGAATTCATCCTTCCCACCAGATCTGATGGTGAATTATATTACAGACTCCAACTGAGCATCTGTGAGGACCATGGCTTCTCTCCAAAAATAGCCCATGAAACCGTTCATGGACACACTGTCCTTAACTTGGTAGGGCATGGATTAGGCATCACCTTTTTACCCACATCCTTTCAAAAGGTCACCAATGCTGCTGTGAAATTCATTGAATTAAAAGACATTCCTCAGCGAGCAGAAATCACCGCAGTTTGGAATAAAGAAAATCCCAATCCTAGTTTAAAAAAGTTTCTAAACCATATCAAACCCCTTAAAATCTAGACAAATAGAAATTAACAAAACAACAATACCACCCTACAAGACTTCATTAACACTCCTCTAAAACATAACCCAGCCATTCTATTTCCTTTTATCAATTTTCGATTTTTTTTCATTATCTTTCAAAACTAATATTAATCACATTTTATCCTTTGGTTTTAAGAAAAAATAAAACAGTGGGATAAGACCATATTAATTATCACTTTATTTAAAAACAAAAAGTGTACTGTATTACAAACGCCATCCATAGCAATAAAACAAACTATATTATGAAAAAACAATTTTGGACTATCCTGTTGCTTTCCCTTTTTATTGGTAAACTGCAAGCACAGGAAAGAAGTATCTCTGTAATACCCAAACCGGCAAAAACAACCATCAACTCCGGTAAGTTTGTATTAAATGAAGAAACGGTAATTATAGCCAAAAACGATGAGAGCAGGAATTCAGCTAGACTATTCAATGAATTTCTACAATCCCAATACGGTTTCAAATTACACATTTCTCTCCTGGATCTCACAGGGAACACCATTGAACTTATACTAGACAAGGAAACCGAAACACCAGAAGCTTATAGCTTAGAAGCCAATACAACCAACATCAAAATCACCGGTGGAAAGGAAGGTTTATTTTACGGACTCCAAACCACCTTACAGCTGATTGAATCAAATGCAGATCTGCTAAGCATCCCAGCAGTGGGCATACAAGACCATCCTGAGTTTGCCTACAGGGGAATAATGCTGGACGTAGGGCGTCACTTTTTCCCTGTGGACCAAATCAAAAAAATCATTGATTTAATGGCTTATTTCAAATTCAACAAGATGCATTGGCACCTTACAGAAGACCAAGGCTGGAGATTGGAGATTAAAAAGTATCCAAAATTAACAGAAATTGCCGCATTTAGGGATTCCACAATTATAGGACAATATTACGATTTCCAACCTTTCATCTACGATGGTGAGAAACACGGAGGCTACTATACCCAAGAAGAAGCAAAAGAAATCGTAAAATATGCTGCGGACAGAATGATTACGGTAATTCCCGAAATAGAACTTCCTGGACACAGTTCCGCAGCACTTGCTGCCTATCCAGAATTCGGAAGTTTCGAAATGGACGGTAACAAACCCGAAGATACTAAACCTCTTGCAGGCAGCATCATGGCAATGAAAAAGAACGGAGAGCCATACGACAATGACCTCAGTCCAAATGTACCTGGCTATTGGGGAGTACATTACAATGTCTATGGAGTAAAGGACGAAACTTTCCAATTCCTAGAAGACGTCCTGACAGAAGTAATGGAGATTTTCCCAAGTGAGTATATCCATATCGGTGGAGATGAGGCTCCAAAAGACCATTGGAAAACCTCGGCCATTTCCCAAAATCTTATTAAAAAAGAAAAATTGGAAAATGAACACGAATTACAGAGCTATTTCATCACCAGAATTGAGAAATTCCTCAACAAAAATGGAAGAAAATTAATCGGGTGGGACGAAATCCTTGAAGGTGGCCTTGCGCCAAATGCTACTGTAATGAGCTGGAGGGGTGAAAAAGGTGGTATCGCTGCCGCTAAAATGAATCATGACGTCATCATGACACCTAACAGCCACATGTACATAGACCACTACCAATCTGAGGACAAAGAACAAGAACCCCTTGCTATCGGCGGCTTCCTTCCCCTGGAAAAAGTTTACAGCTATTCCCCAAGACCTGAAAGCCTAACTACTGAGGAAAGCAAACATGTACTTGGCGTTCAGGCCAACCTATGGACTGAATACATAGCAACCAACAACAAAATGGAATATCATTTGTTCCCGCGCGCTTTGGCCTTATCAGAAGTAGCTTGGAGTAATATAGACGAAAAAAATTATGAAGAGTTTTCCCAGCATAGACTTCCAGCAAGACTTTCCGAATTAGAAAAGCTGGATG is from Echinicola marina and encodes:
- a CDS encoding beta-N-acetylhexosaminidase; translated protein: MKKQFWTILLLSLFIGKLQAQERSISVIPKPAKTTINSGKFVLNEETVIIAKNDESRNSARLFNEFLQSQYGFKLHISLLDLTGNTIELILDKETETPEAYSLEANTTNIKITGGKEGLFYGLQTTLQLIESNADLLSIPAVGIQDHPEFAYRGIMLDVGRHFFPVDQIKKIIDLMAYFKFNKMHWHLTEDQGWRLEIKKYPKLTEIAAFRDSTIIGQYYDFQPFIYDGEKHGGYYTQEEAKEIVKYAADRMITVIPEIELPGHSSAALAAYPEFGSFEMDGNKPEDTKPLAGSIMAMKKNGEPYDNDLSPNVPGYWGVHYNVYGVKDETFQFLEDVLTEVMEIFPSEYIHIGGDEAPKDHWKTSAISQNLIKKEKLENEHELQSYFITRIEKFLNKNGRKLIGWDEILEGGLAPNATVMSWRGEKGGIAAAKMNHDVIMTPNSHMYIDHYQSEDKEQEPLAIGGFLPLEKVYSYSPRPESLTTEESKHVLGVQANLWTEYIATNNKMEYHLFPRALALSEVAWSNIDEKNYEEFSQHRLPARLSELEKLDVFYRIPEAKVNISKDTNTGRHKITIIPFVKGAKVYYTVDGHKADQTAYLYRTPILAPVTNEGQENLVLKYIIVTPEGRQSNQFEVTIE
- the hutH gene encoding histidine ammonia-lyase — translated: MVGLDAEKMVYEISAKQISLETITELIASGKQLSLSKEMKNRIKDCRAYLDQKISQDEEALYYGVNTGFGYLQHVRIDRKEIEQLQYNLLQSHACGVGEKVPKHLIKIMLLTKIQSLAQGYSGVQLETLQRLIDFYNHDVLPVVYNQGSLGASGDLSPLSHLSLPLIGLGEVYFKGEIKNSREVLAQFSWEPITLRSKEGLSLINGTQFMLSYGVYAVSYAKELFDWADLISVVSLEAFNGNVQPFDHLIHAIRPHKGQVETAMVIREYLEGSEIAQAKDKQVQDPYSFRCIPQVHGASRDSLAFVKQTFDVEVNAVTDNPNIFPEEDQVLSGGNFHGQPLALGFDYLAIAMAEIGSISERRTYQLLSGARGLPLFLVHDPGLQSGLMIPQYTAASVVSENKQLCTPSSVDSIVSSNGQEDHVSMGANGATKCLRVLNNLEKILAIELLTATQALEFRKPVKSSPIVEKLVALYRKEVSFNTYDRVLATDIESSIQFMRRWRLDEIKSL
- a CDS encoding LysR substrate-binding domain-containing protein, whose protein sequence is MELRQLKYFLVLAEELHFHRAADKLFIVQPALSKQIKLLEEELGISLLKRDKRNVKLTEAGKYFKTEAKAILDQLELVKSHTRLVQEGQKGEIRIGYVGSCIHTFLPDMLSDLHEAHPYILTYLNEMTSSAQLEAIQNGELDIAFLRNPFPSPNLNHQPVFRESFALVLPENHPLNENNLEDIHQLANEEFILPTRSDGELYYRLQLSICEDHGFSPKIAHETVHGHTVLNLVGHGLGITFLPTSFQKVTNAAVKFIELKDIPQRAEITAVWNKENPNPSLKKFLNHIKPLKI